A stretch of Mus caroli chromosome 5, CAROLI_EIJ_v1.1, whole genome shotgun sequence DNA encodes these proteins:
- the Utp3 gene encoding something about silencing protein 10, which produces MVKRSRRRGAAQWAAVRAQAGRTATDENEDDLGLPPSPGDSSYYQDQVDEFHEARSRAVLAKGWNEVESGEEDGDEEEEVLPLNIDDGDDEDGESSEEEEEGEEDDDGGSSVQSEAEASVDPSLSWGQRKKLYYDTDYGSKSRGRQSQQEVEEEEREEEEEAQIIQRRLAQALQEDDFGVAWVEAFAKPVPQVDEAETRVVKDLAKVSVKEKLKMLKKESPELLELIEDLQAKLTEVKDELEPLLQMVEKGVIPPGRGSQYLKTKYNLYLNYCANISFYLILKARRVPAHGHPVIERLVTYRNLINKLSVVDQKLSSEIRHLLTAKDGAVKKEMTPKAKLTKTKPKTVKQAAASAAALTDEPDFDGAALEYYKEMEDRQELKRKKEENSAEEQALEEQNAKRAITYQIAKNRGLTPRRKKIDRNPRVKHREKFRRAKIRRRGQVREVRREEQRYSGELSGIRAGVKKSIKLK; this is translated from the coding sequence CAGGTCGCACCGCCACGGATGAAAATGAGGACGACTTAGGGTTGCCACCCTCTCCAGGGGACTCCAGCTACTACCAAGACCAGGTAGATGAGTTCCATGAAGCGCGATCTCGGGCAGTCCTGGCTAAGGGCTGGAACGAAGtcgagagtggggaggaggatggcgatgaggaggaagaggtgctACCTCTAAATATTGATGATGGAGATGACGAAGATGGAGAGAGttcggaggaggaggaggagggtgaagagGATGATGATGGCGGAAGCTCCGTGCAGAGTGAGGCTGAGGCCTCTGTGGACCCTAGCTTGTCCTGGGGTCAGAGGAAAAAGCTTTATTACGATACGGACTATGGTTCCAAATCCCGAGGCCGTCAGAGTCAGCaagaagtagaagaggaggaaagagaggaagaggaggaggcacagATAATTCAGCGGCGCTTGGCCCAAGCCCTGCAAGAGGATGATTTTGGAGTCGCTTGGGTGGAGGCCTTTGCAAAGCCCGTGCCCCAGGTAGACGAAGCTGAGACAAGGGTTGTGAAGGATTTGGCTAAAGTCTCGGTAAAAGAGAAGCTGAAAATGTTGAAGAAAGAATCACCAGAGCTCTTAGAGCTCATAGAAGATCTCCAAGCCAAGTTGACAGAGGTGAAGGATGAGTTAGAACCCTTGTTACAGATGGTGGAGAAAGGGGTCATTCCACCTGGAAGAGGAAGCCAATACCTGAAGACTAAGTATAATCTCTACTTGAACTATTGCGCCAACATTAGCTTTTATTTGATCTTAAAAGCCCGGAGAGTCCCTGCACATGGACATCCTGTTATAGAAAGGCTTGTTACCTACAGAAATCTGATCAACAAGCTGTCAGTTGTGGATCAGAAACTGTCCTCCGAAATCCGTCACCTCCTCACAGCCAAGGATGGTgctgtaaagaaagaaatgactccaAAAGCAAAATTAACCAAAACCAAGCCCAAGACTGTAAAGCAGGCTGCTGCCTCTGCCGCTGCCCTGACTGATGAGCCTGATTTTGATGGGGCTGCTCTAGAGTACTATAAGGAAATGGAAGACAGGCAAGAgttgaagagaaagaaggaagaaaacagtgcTGAAGAACAGGCCCTCGAAGAGCAAAATGCAAAGAGAGCCATTACCTACCAGATTGCTAAAAATAGGGGGCTTACacccaggagaaagaagattGATAGAAATCCCAGAGTGAAACATAGGGAAAAGTTCAGAAGAGCCAAAATCCGACGCCGAGGTCAGGTTCGTGAAGTTCGCAGAGAAGAACAGCGGTACAGTGGTGAACTCTCTGGCATTCGTGCTGGAGTTAAGAAGAGCATTAAGCTTAAGTAA